ACCAGTTCTACTCGATCCTGGAGAGCCAAGTGATCCACAAGCAGGAGCTCACGACAGTGCCGTATACCTCCATCGATAGAGAGGTGAAGAGCGACCCGGAGCTAACAAATTACTTGTTAAACATCGACACGATTGTCAAGGATTTGAACCACGACAAGCTCGACGACgctggagaagaagagctcGGGGACGACGAACAAGGCATATCTTCGAAGCTCTCTAGAAACCAGGACAAAAAGCTCCTCCCGTTCCTTGAGACGTTGGAGTCGGTCAACACCGCATTGAACCACCACGAGTTCGAACCGCACGCCCAATCACAAGCGTCTCTAGAGCTTGATAAACTCACGGAAAGACTCAGAGAAATGGAGACATCCATCCAACAGCTTCAGCGGACTTTGAGTGAAAACTCAAGCAAAATCACCTCCAAATACCGGgacgaaatcaaccacaacgTTGACCGGCTCAACGACTTGCTCTACACGTTGGATAATCTTGACTCTCGGTTGAACCGAGTAAAAGCCATTACCAATGACTGCAAGAACACTCTCACCACCGATTTGATGGGGGTGattgaaatcttggaacGGGTGGACGAAAAGTTCTACCAGTACTCACGGGAAACCAGCAAGGTGCGTCTCAAGCAGCTCAGCATTTCCTTGGCCGTGTTGGTGGTACTTGTTAgcatatatatatatagaGCAACATGAATGTCGCAGTGCGCAATTGCAACCAAAATGTCGAGAGCCCGGCAATGGATGTGGTGCGCGGACGCCCCGTCTCACTCGAAaatttcaagatttcatAAAAACCCAACTCAATCTTGACTACAGCTGCAACAACGCCAGGTAGGCACACATAGACCCGAAACCAAGCAGTGCTCCCGCCCCGCCCCCTCCCGGATCCAATACCTCACCCTCACGAAGCATATCCCATCACGTGAGCAGATTTATCCGTTCCCTCTGTGGCACCAGAACCCTTTAAAAAAATTACACATCCTATCGATGGCCGAGGTGATAGCAAATACCAGTCGCCGGCTCCCGCTATTGGACGGCATAGCTGCCAGCAGCTTGTCTGGAACCACGGTGACTCACGTCACGTATGAAGCGTCGTTCCAGAAGGTTGTCGAAATGTTGTTCCGCAAGGGAAACAGCGAATCCGATACTGACTGTCTAACCCTCGTGGTAATCGAACAACCAACGGTGTCCCTGAGCAGTCGACTCGACCTGCTCAGTTTTGATGACAAGctcttgttgttgaaatacTATTTTTCCCATTTGAACGTGGTGGCCTTAGAAGCCAGGGATATTACCAATGAGACAGCCCttaaaatcaaaaagtgGATCGGACAGATCAATACCTTGATCCACGATCGCATCTCTCGGATCCAAACATGGACTGGCACTGCAGCCATAAGAATCAACGACAGTTACACTGATGATAAACAAATAGGTGAGATCATCTCGACAATGTCGTCGGTGTTAACATGCGCTGTCAGCACAAGTCCTGTAACTATCCAGAGAATCACCGGCATCAAGGACGCCATCATCCATGACATTGATTTCCTCCTGTTGCTCTCGCAAAACTCCACCAGCCACTTACTGAAGTTGTGCAATTTGGTAGGGCACTGGTCATTCCCAGCTCACGAGTTGTCCAATGACGATTTGGTGTATTGTGTTTATTTGATCATCAAGTACtgtcttgttcaacttgaacatgaGTCCAGTGCCACCCACGCCAAGATAGCCTTGGGAAGAAACGAGCTCTTGGGGTTGATTTTCATGGTGAGAGATTCCTACAAAAATGGTAACCCTTTCCACAATTTCCGTCACGCAGTGGACGTGCTACAGGCGTGCTTCCACTATGTGATTCGTCTCGGGTACTTACTGCCCTTTACGCAATTCCAGTCGGACCCCAAGGCTGACGAGCTAATATGCCTTAAGGCCGAGAAGTTTGGTAATGCGGTTGAGTTGATATCCATGAAAGCGGCCACGCGGGTGCCGCCCACGTCGAGTGCAGCCGAGACGCCCGACACTGAAGACACCagcttgaacttggtgcTGACGTTGGCACTCTTGGTGGCAGCATTGGGCCATGATGTAGGTCATCCCGGAGTTACCAACCAGTTTTTGGTAAAGCATTCCCTGCCAACGTCGTTGGTATTCAACGAGAGGTCGGTGTTGGAGCTGTTTCACACGTcggtgtttttgaacaagatcttggtggtgaacTGGCCCCagtttctccaactcaaaATTGAtaccaacttgaagcttATTGTCAAGGAGTTGATCATCACTTGCATCTTAGCCACCGACATGGCTGAGCACTTTGACTACATCgataagttgaacaaattcaacgacatccaccatcatcaccatcatcatcaaggaaCTTattccaccaccgattccACCAGTAGTGCCAGTAGTAGGACCATTGCCAATTCATTTGATATCCAAAACCGAACCAATCaggtcaagttgatttcgaGTTTATTGATCAAATGTGCCGACATTTCGAATGTGACTCGACCCCTTCGGGTATCGGCACAATGGGCTCTGGTATTATCTAGAGAGTTTGACGAGGTGTCCAAAGTGGAAGAGAAAATCACTGATAGTGGGAAGCAGTTCAGCATTAAATACGACAAGGTGCCAatgtttttggtggatatcTTACAGGCCAATCCTACCATTCATAAGGGACAGAtgtttttcatcaataCGTTCGCtgaaaacttgttcaacaatatccTGGAGTTACTCCCACCATTGAAGTTCACCGGAGAAATTGTCCAGGAAAACAAGGATTACTGGCTAAAGCGTGACTCCAACAGGAATAAATAGCTCTAAATATCGTATACCTGGCATTTAGTATATAGCATAATGAAGAAACAACCAGTGAAAACACCAAAGACATGAGGCAATGTCGTGCATGCAATGGCTTTTAAATAGAAGCCACGACATTCTGCTGCGCACTGTCTCTCGTCGAtgagaaaaaaaacctAGTTTCATTTGCAGCGTTAAGCCCGGCAACCGTATTGACCCATAGCAAAAGTCTGGTGATTTGGGTGATATCAACGAAACAAGTGTTTTATATCATATAAGATATACATAGCCCGTTTTTTCCGGACTGATTTCCTCACATTTTGACCCAtttttcatctcatctTCGCCTCCCCAACTAAAGATGGACTCCAAACAATCATCTCCTTTTCTGGCCAGACCCATTGTGTTATCTCCACCACCGTTGAGTACCGGAATCTCCTCGGGTAGCCAAGGGACTCAAATGGGGCCCGAAGACCTGAAGCTTCAGGATTTCCTCGCGGCCGGCCATTATAACCGCCAGCAGAGCGTTGGGTATAATTTGCAACACGAATTTGAAACCCTAAACGCAgacttggatttggacTTAAAAGATCCTCGCAGTGCTCCCGCCACCTCCCAGGCCGGCGGGTTCTCGGTGCTGTCTCCCGTGCCCACTAACATTAATGGTTCGCAAGCTGGCCTTGGTTCATTATTAAATCTGAGCTTCTACTCGCCGCTCAACTTGCCCCACCGTTCTCAAACCGTAGCTGACTTCAGCTTATCCAGCCGACCAACATCTTCCACTCTGTTCTACCAGGAACTTATACAGTTCACCGCCTGGATCGAAAATTTAAGTCCTCAGGATAATGCCACCATGATCGAGTACTTGTGCTCAAACTTGCCGGTGGACATTTTACTCAGTTTCAGGTCCAAACTAGAAGCACAGTTGGGAGGACAACTTTTATCACCTCCTCATGTGCCCAATCAGAACACGCTTTCACAGGTATTATCACCATATGCCTATACTCAGAATCAGCTGGTACCTTCAGAGGTGTTGACGGACTTGGATCACTTGAACCTCTCCGACACCCGCACCTTGCACCAGCCCAAGCCGCGGCCCAACGTGTTCAGGCTGTACGCCAGTACCTTGGGCGACGCGGGCCCCCGGTCGCGCGACCGCCCTCGGTCGGCCGACCCCAGTCTCCAGGCCAAGCAGCAGCCTCAGtaccaacaatttcaaaccCAGCTGCTGTTACACCCTGGCTACCAAAATTTAGACAGAGCCAAGTCGCCCACCAGCCACATGTTCGAGAAGACCaattttttgcagctaGCCGCACAGTCTCCAGGACTTGGACCACTGCAGGCCCAGGATGAATATGAGCAGTTGGATATGTCACAAAAATTGGGGGCTTTGGCCACCATTAACTCGCGGGTGGCATTAGAcctgaacaagaagaactttggGGCGTACCATGACCCCACCAACCGGGCCATCAACTCGAGCTCAGTTCCACTTGTGTCTAATAAGGTTAAATCGCCCAACCAAAAACCTCGCAGTGGCTACGCAAGTGCTGCTGGGGGCTCTACTGCCACCTCTACCGCCAAGAGCATCGACTCCAGTCTCGGGGTCACCGCCAATAACTCGAGCCCCAACGCCGCTGGTGCCAGCAGCTCGATGCCGGTGGACGTGACAAACTTGGAGttattgaaaaatattCCCGCgtggttgaagttgttgcGGTTGCACAAGTACACCGACTCGTTAAAGGACGTGCCTTGGAAAGTGTTGATAGAGTTGAGTGACGAGCAGTTGGAGGAGAAAGGCGTCAAGGCACTTGGAGCTCGTCGCAAGCTTCTCAAGGCGTTTGACGTGATCAAGGCCCAGTATGATTAAGTATCCAGGCCAAACAGCCCTACGGCCCCGCTAAACACCAGGCATATACGACCCAGCCAAACATATAGAGCATCTGGCTGGAACCCTAGGAGTTTCTTCTACCTGGTGACTACATAGGAAATAATAGATTTGGAGACCTTTGGCCGTACAAAAAGTGTATATTAAACATTATTAAGCCATTCACATGATCACACAACAGGAGTTGGTCTTTTTGGCCTGTTTGTAAAACATCCGGGACGAGCTCGACAACGCCTCCGACTTGTCAACCAAGCTGTCTAACTTCTCACCCCTTTGCAACACATTCTCAATGGTCTTGTGTAAAACAATCTTGGTTTCGTCCAACTCCTGCTGGACTCTCATGATTGAGTCGGCCTGCGTGGGGTCCTggtacttcttcaagtaggATTCCAACTCGGCGTAGTTTAAGGTATtgttggtttcttcaagattctcCCATTCCGATTTGGGGTGTAAAGACAAGTACtcttccaaaaccttgTTTATCAACGAATAGGCCGGTCTCACGGGGTACTCCTTGTCGGAGATGATGACACAAGCGAGGCCTTCCAGTCTGGCATAGGTGTGGCCAATGTAATTACCTTCCTCAACTGATTGTCTTTGGCCGCTCTGGGTTCGTTGCGACACCGTTTCAGCAAAAAAAGTCATAAACTGGGACACTCCgttcttttcaaagaaggaaaacTGTGAGAGATCCTTGGCGTGGGCCAACTCCACCGCCTTGGACCCAGAAGTCTTTATGATTCCAATATAATATAACTTCATTCTAAATCAATTTCGccgatgatgatgttgcTGCTCAGTTTTCTGCTCCTTCCTAatgttttggtttttggGCTTTCGCGTGAAATCCATCTGGTCGTTTGACGATAAGAACTACCGGTTCTTTTTACAATCGCACAACTCTGGGGCCTTAATCTCCCTGTCGAGCACAAACAGATCACTTCCACCAGTTTGTATCTATTCATTTCGTATATGGACACCGAAACCCCTACGTTTAAGGTGGTTTTATTAGGGGATCTGGGGGTTGGTAAAACATGTATCCGATCCCAGTTTGTGCACCATATCTTCACAAATGCCTACAAGGCCACCATTGGTGGCGATTATTTGACCAGCACCGTGATGGTGACGAGGCGGGTGACAACTGATGACGCTGGTTCCAACCATGATACTAATGATATCCCTCAGCCCCAAACCATACAAAAGCCCATTAAGACCCATCTACAAATATGGGACACTGCCGGGCAAGAGAGATTCAACTCCATTTCGCGGGCCTTCTATAGAGGCACCGATATCGTTGTGTTGGTGTAcgacatcaccaactaTGAGAGTCTTCTTAACCTCAAGACCTGGTTTAAGAACTTTATGGATCATTGTCAGGTGCCACATCCCGGGGTGATTGTGGTGGGCAACAAATCGGACCAAGCAAGTGACAGGGTCATTGACTTGGAGGAAATCAAGGAGATTCTCACCTTGAATATAAATTCGGGAACCGATAGTGACATTAATTTGAACAACTATGTTAACTGGGAAACCGATGCGTTTGAAATCTGCTGCAAAAAACTAGATCTTGTCAACAAGGTATTCTACCGGGTAGGAGAAGTTGGGCTTGATTTGATAGAGGAAAATCCAAAGAAGGATATAGTGGCATTTGATACTATAGACATCGGAGCGGGCCAAAGGGCATCCAAGTGTTTTTGTTAGGCTATAGACATATGTACATGTATTTACAGGTTAGTGGGATTCGGTCCCGGCAGCTTCAGTAGCGGGAGCGTCAGTAGCGGTAGCGTCAGTAGCGAGAGCATCGATAGCGGGAGCTTCAGTATTTtcagaaacttcaacaGAAACAGTCTCAGAAACTTCCACaggttcaagttgaacgtCAGACTCAGCCCCCCGTGCGTCGGCCTCCATCTCCTCTTCGTCCATCAACTGCTCCTTGTAGTGTTCAGGGTATCTTCTGAAGCAAGTTCTCATGCcctcaaacttcttgatacAGTCGATTCCTTTGGGCTCGGTTTCCGAGTACACAAAACATGCAAATGCTtccttgaactcttctCCGCAAGGTCCGTGGGCCATTCCACCTAAACATGGGCAGTCCCAGTTGATTTCTCCGGTGATTGGATTGTAGGCAGCACCTTCGTAGTCTTCGGCAGTTGGTTCCTTGTCAGCGTCGGCAGCCGGTTGCTCGGAGATGGCGGTCAGGTCTTCGGGCTGAACGTCGTTGTCGATGCTGGCGTATAACGAGTAGCCAATAATGGTGGAAATTCCCATGGTGGCACCCATCCAAGTCTGATTATTAATGAGGGAAGAAGCCAACTTCTGCGAGGGCGACGAGCTGTGGAAGCGGGTGGCCCGGACGATGGTCGAGGATCTGGCAGCAGAAATGGTGGCCCTACTGGATCTAGCGGTGGAAGCGACAAATGTTCTTATCATTTTGGTTAGTTGGTGCTTTAGTTGGTGCCTAGTGGATGTGAAAATTTTTGGTGCAAAAGTCATGTCGCGGAATCACTGGAGATCATGGAATTGCGATAGATGCTTTGAAATGGACATCAAGATGTTTGCAGCCGTGTTTCGGGAGACGTGTGGACATAGAGGGTGAGGGTCGAGTGGTTGTAGTAGACGAGAGTTGTGTGGTTGTGGCCACAATTAGAATTGTACTTTCTGTTCTTGTCGTTTTCGCTGCAACAACCGTACTCAGATTTAACTAATGTTTAATATTTATATTGGAAGTAACCCAGTTCAAATGCCTACACCGAAACGTGAACATCACACCCTTTCTATGTCCTATTTACAAACCGCCTCTTCTACTGCTTTCTTATATCCTGTTGCAAATCCCCCAACTTGACCTCTGGTTTCGCTGgttgatccacaaactgACTGTTCCAGATCAACAGGCAAATCACAGCAATCACTGACAAGCCTCCAAGCGCTCTAACGAGCTTGAGGGCAATTTTACTATGGGTTGTGCTTTCATCACCGATTTTGTCAATCGATTTGTTGACAGCATTCCACTTGGCTTTAACGGAGTAGGCCCTAGGCACCAGAATTAACAGCATGTATGAAGCCCTTGGAGGTGCTGCCATACCTCGCCTGAGTACAGGTGTGCTTGTGGTGATACCTTGTTTAAACATGGTGTGAGATCAAAGTGAAAAATTgagattcttcaaactAGTGATGATAGCGCGGAAACGTCCACTGCAGAATAATTTGCACCCATTGATGGTTTCACGTATAACACATCCTCCTTGAGGTATCCAGTAGCCCTTCTGGAGCGGGAGAATTCGTAGATGGTCCCCCTGCTTGGATCTTGTCCCATTACCTTAAATGAGATGTTTTGGGCTAAACAGTAGCTTTCCACCACGTCTTTGAAGGATGCCAGAAGCTGCGACGACGGGATTCCTTGCACACTAAAGCCATTGCTGCCCCCGATATAGTTTAGAATTAACGTATTAGAAGGAAAGAACTGGTTTTCTAAGGAGGGTAGCTTCTCGAGGGGGTTATCACTGAAGAGCTTGTTAAGGTTCCAGCTGATGATATCGAGAGGTTCACCAGTTATCTGgtacttggtgatgaacCCTTTGATTAGTTGGTACCACTTTTTAAACTCCACAAGAAATTTCTGGAGATGGTGCTGCTTTAATTCTGAGAACCGCTTGAGCCACGGattgaagtacttgaactgGAGGTACAATTCTTTGTGGATATTGGTTAGCAACAGCGAGCTTACGATCATGAACACAAGTTCTGCTGAATTTTCATCATCTACCACAGAACCCAAAAGAACTGCAAAGATGTGGTCACGAAGCCGATCCACAGACACAACTCCAAGGTACTGTTTGAACAATTCAAACCAAAAGCCAGTAATGGTTTGCAACTCTTCTGCCATCAAAAGGGTTGGAGCATCgaaatacttcaagaacttggtaTAAACTTTTTCTATAAGTGGCACAAACGCTTCCGATGACTCTGAGAGCCGGAGATAGTGTATGAGGAACACTGGCAGCTGGTGGGTCGGGTTccagttggtgatatcttccATGAGTCGAGGAACAACCTCTTCATTTATGAGCTTAGTTAAGGTTATGGGACTGGTGAGGATTAAACTATCCTGCCAGACACCTAGGATATGCACGATTTCATCGTGGTTGTGAGAAGCTCGGATCTCTGTTCTGAGTTGTGTGTAGATTAACGAGTCAAATGGATTGAGAACCGTCTCGTTGAAGTGTTCAATTTGTCTATATTTCTGGGAAAGATGGGCCATTTGGCCTAGGTTACCTTCGCTTATGTAACTCTTCATGTCTTTGGCGTAGAAGTTCACAAATGAGTGCTTTGCACGTGGATGCTTGATGGTTATTAGCAGGTCTATGTCTTTTCGCTCCAATGCTTCTTTtatttgttgaagttcaccAATTTGTTTGTCTGTATCCTCGATAGTTCGCTGGAGCTCGTGGTTCTGGTATAGTAGATACTTCTCCTGCCGGATCATGCCATCGAGAGATTCGTTGATCTGTGTGAGTTTCTGcaccaactctttcaaGCGAGCGTCTCTCGTTTTGATATCTCGAGGGACATTGACATCCTTCAAGGCTAACTCCTCGAGCAAGCCGTAGAGCGCAATGAGATCTGAGTTATGTGATGCTTTAGGTTTAATCTCCTGTTGTTTGGTATCTTCTGTGACTTTTTCGGAGATTCCTCCCACACCTATTCCTTGAGGTCGGAGTTTGGTTTTGATAGGATCCACAATACCTTCTTGGTTGGCTCCCAAGCCTGTCCCGGGTGTATATCCCATGGAGATCAAGAGTGAGGCCCCTATACCGTATTGGGATGTCAAGCTGTTGTCGGTATCCACATCCATTTTGTATTGTTTCTTGTAATCGTCATTTTGGTTGACATCATCAAGGTCATCGCTGACATCACTGTAGGAGTTATTGTCCATTGCAGACATCCCAGCAGACCTCATAGAGGTGCTACCAGTTGTGGGAGCATTGTCACCGGGGTCTTGCAATCCTGGTTTACTGAAACTGATAAAGTTCATAGATGGTAGTAATTGTTATCTACGCGCATCTCATCAGATGCGGCAGTAAGCAGAGTACGGAAACTACTACATGTATTATATATGGTACGGGATTAGTATAACTGTGATTTTATACAGTACAGCAGTCTTTAGCAATTGCATATACGAATGTTGCAATCTACATAAGACTCTTGATTAGATCAAGAAGCTGCTTCTCCATAAAAACCCCATTAGCctcattatcatcattatcattcAAGCCTTCGGTGATTACCTGAACTACCGAAGGCTGCTTATCTCCTGGAAGCTTAAACTGTTTCGGAATAAATTCTCCATATTTGGTCAACCAGTTGATTCTTCTGTCTCTTTCGTTCTGATGGAATTGGTAGAGCTCATCATTAAGAAACCTGTTGAGTTTTGTCAAGAATTGACGAGGATACGTGAACTGTTGATGGTGGAACTCCACAAGATACTTGTTCTTATATATGGAGAGGAAGTTCCGGTAGTAATATATCAATTGGTCAATTATATGGTGATAATTGGTGAGATCCAATTTACCGTTAATCTCGTGgtacttgttcaaaaagatgatgatttgaaacaagttggtggatttgaacttgttaTATATTTTGTCAAGGTCCTTGATTTGCCCCATGAGCTTATCAGTATACGTTTCAAAGCTCTTGACGATTTTCTTGCCCCGAATTtcgttgttgatgataatatCGTAGATGGATCTCAAGTCTTTAAGAACACTTACAGACTCTTCCGAGTCTTGTGCAAGAACATCATAATTTATATGCAAAGACGACTTCCCAAACTCATTGAGTCCGACCATACACTGGTCATAGTGGTTGGTTAACATCTGCAACAACGATACTAGTTCCTGCTCCAAAGACTCgttttctttcaatattGACTGAATTCCGTCGTTGTTCATGGACTGAAACGTCATTAGATCGTCGTGAGTCTTGAACATTTGCTGGAATCGCTTGTTTATCACCTTATTGAAAGGCAATTGAGCGGTTTCTCGAAAGCTCTTATCCATAAATTCATGCAATTTGGTCATGTTCTCGTGATGTATGGAAATATTCCCAAACAACAATTCGATCTCGTCAACTGAAATGAAGTGCTTTAACAGGACCCCCTGTTCCAAACTCAAGTCATTGGTAGAGCTTTCCTGAATCAAAAACTCGGGTACCTTCACTTTATCCAACAGATCTATAATctcattgaactcttgCATGACCTGTTGTAGTTTGGCGTATTCAACATTGTACTTCCCAATACAGTCATTGTGGACCTTATCGTTCAAAAATGCAATGTAATTGGCAATTAAATCATTAACCATTTGGAACTGCTTGTACTTAGCATCGATGTGTTCCAAGTGGTCGGACAACTCGACgaccaacttgttgatgagattgCTGATCAGTGTATTGGCGGTATTACACAACTCTCGTGCCTCATTGAGGGCTTTTTTAGCATGGTCTCTGCATTCTATTAGGTTGTCTCTGCTAAACTCATTCATCCGTCGTGAGTTTTACTTATCGCCTAGCGCGCACCGCACTTTTTGAACATTTTAGTTTTTGGTTGTTGGCAGGCATGTTCAAGTTACAAACGTTACGGAGTGCCATCGTCGCCAAAAAGCCTATCGAGCTCTTGAAGGCCGATGGTACTAGCATATTGTTGGAGTCTGGAAACATCAACCAAGCGGTTTCCTTGaaaattggtgataatgTGTACGATATCAACTCCGACACAaattttttcaaccaaGTGGAATCCGACAAGCAATCGTTAAAAGCGGTGGTATTCTGTTGGATCCACGATAAGCTGTCGATTGTGGACTATAAAAATGAGTGTGCTAAACAGAGTATCCCcgagttcaagtttttggtcAAAACTGACTTGAGTACTTGGTTACTGGGAACTTCAGATACATgcaagtttgtggatgattcCACCAGTGAGGCAGCGGCACCAGACAGTGGTGTCACTTCGGAAGAGGGAGCTACGAGAGAGAAGCgcaagttggaagaagaagacccCCAGATGGCTCGAATCAGCgggtttgaaatcaactccatcGATCACAATGTCATATTAAGAGGAAGTAAGAACCTCGAGTTCAACTACTTACTCAAGGATGCTAAGCTCTTcatcaaccagttgaagaagaacaagctGAGCTCGTCTCACCTGAAAAATACCAGCAGACACTTGAAGCTGCCCATAATATTGTTGTCTCCATCGACATCTGCCTTATTGTCATTGTCCAACATCAAGGCCTTCTTGGAAGAGGCCCGTTTCATCGaccccaccaccaacagTTTACCAAAGCCCGCCAATGGCATCACGGTGATCGAGCGGAA
Above is a window of Yamadazyma tenuis chromosome 1, complete sequence DNA encoding:
- the YKT6 gene encoding palmitoyltransferase (COG:U; EggNog:ENOG503NYFR; BUSCO:EOG09264CP4) — translated: MKLYYIGIIKTSGSKAVELAHAKDLSQFSFFEKNGVSQFMTFFAETVSQRTQSGQRQSVEEGNYIGHTYARSEGLACVIISDKEYPVRPAYSLINKVLEEYLSLHPKSEWENLEETNNTLNYAELESYLKKYQDPTQADSIMRVQQELDETKIVLHKTIENVLQRGEKLDSLVDKSEALSSSSRMFYKQAKKTNSCCVIM
- a CDS encoding uncharacterized protein (EggNog:ENOG503NVV9; COG:A), which translates into the protein MNFISFSKPGLQDPGDNAPTTGSTSMRSAGMSAMDNNSYSDVSDDLDDVNQNDDYKKQYKMDVDTDNSLTSQYGIGASLLISMGYTPGTGLGANQEGIVDPIKTKLRPQGIGVGGISEKVTEDTKQQEIKPKASHNSDLIALYGLLEELALKDVNVPRDIKTRDARLKELVQKLTQINESLDGMIRQEKYLLYQNHELQRTIEDTDKQIGELQQIKEALERKDIDSLITIKHPRAKHSFVNFYAKDMKSYISEGNLGQMAHLSQKYRQIEHFNETVLNPFDSLIYTQLRTEIRASHNHDEIVHILGVWQDSLILTSPITLTKLINEEVVPRLMEDITNWNPTHQSPVFLIHYLRLSESSEAFVPLIEKVYTKFLKYFDAPTLLMAEELQTITGFWFELFKQYLGVVSVDRLRDHIFAVLLGSVVDDENSAELVFMIVSSSLLTNIHKELYLQFKYFNPWLKRFSELKQHHLQKFLVEFKKWYQLIKGFITKYQITGEPLDIISWNLNKLFSDNPLEKLPSLENQFFPSNTLILNYIGGSNGFSVQGIPSSQLSASFKDVVESYCLAQNISFKVMGQDPSRGTIYEFSRSRRATGYLKEDVLYVKPSMAKWNAVNKSIDKIGDESTTHSKIALKLVRALGGLSVIAVICSLIWNSQFVDQPAKPEVKLGDLQQDIRKQ
- the ATG17 gene encoding autophagy protein 17 (COG:U; EggNog:ENOG503PWEC), giving the protein MNEFSRDNLIECRDHAKKALNEARELCNTANTSISNLINKLVVELSDHLEHIDAKYKQFQMVNDLIANYIAFLNDKVHNDCIGKYNVEYAKLQQVMQEFNEIIDSLDKVKVPEFLIQESSTNDLSLEQGVSLKHFISVDEIELLFGNISIHHENMTKLHEFMDKSFRETAQLPFNKVINKRFQQMFKTHDDLMTFQSMNNDGIQSILKENESLEQELVSLLQMLTNHYDQCMVGLNEFGKSSLHINYDVLAQDSEESVSVLKDLRSIYDIIINNEIRGKKIVKSFETYTDKLMGQIKDLDKIYNKFKSTNLFQIIIFLNKYHEINGKLDLTNYHHIIDQLIYYYRNFLSIYKNKYLVEFHHQQFTYPRQFLTKLNRFLNDELYQFHQNERDRRINWLTKYGEFIPKQFKLPGDKQPSVVQVITEGLNDNDDNEANGVFMEKQLLDLIKSLM
- the PDE2 gene encoding 3',5'-cyclic-nucleotide phosphodiesterase (COG:T; EggNog:ENOG503NU2P), with translation MVDGTTRRESISSDKGDLLLNLNSLKREIRENVTPSGTNASTPNPSSTPTPYRRPSGPVSTGSSLSNDNTVLRDMAYSLSTSSLSNLMKPQAHQRSYSQTSLKSPIRRDSSDRKTLVDQFYSISESQVIHKQELTTVPYTSIDREVKSDPELTNYLLNIDTIVKDLNHDKLDDAGEEELGDDEQGISSKLSRNQDKKLLPFLETLESVNTALNHHEFEPHAQSQASLELDKLTERLREMETSIQQLQRTLSENSSKITSKYRDEINHNVDRLNDLLYTLDNLDSRLNRVKAITNDCKNTLTTDLMGVIEILERVDEKFYQYSRETSKVRLKQLSISLAVRRLPLLDGIAASSLSGTTVTHVTYEASFQKVVEMLFRKGNSESDTDCLTLVVIEQPTVSSSSRLDSLSFDDKLLLLKYYFSHLNVVALEARDITNETALKIKKWIGQINTLIHDRISRIQTWTGTAAIRINDSYTDDKQIGEIISTMSSVLTCAVSTSPVTIQRITGIKDAIIHDIDFLSLLSQNSTSHLSKLCNLVGHWSFPAHELSNDDLVYCVYLIIKYCLVQLEHESSATHAKIALGRNELLGLIFMVRDSYKNGNPFHNFRHAVDVLQACFHYVIRLGYLSPFTQFQSDPKADELICLKAEKFGNAVELISMKAATRVPPTSSAAETPDTEDTSLNLVSTLALLVAALGHDVGHPGVTNQFLVKHSSPTSLVFNERSVLESFHTSVFLNKILVVNWPQFLQLKIDTNLKLIVKELIITCILATDMAEHFDYIDKLNKFNDIHHHHHHHQGTYSTTDSTSSASSRTIANSFDIQNRTNQVKLISSLLIKCADISNVTRPLRVSAQWASVLSREFDEVSKVEEKITDSGKQFSIKYDKVPMFLVDILQANPTIHKGQMFFINTFAENLFNNISELLPPLKFTGEIVQENKDYWLKRDSNRNK
- the MIA40 gene encoding Oxidoreductase (COG:U; EggNog:ENOG503P1RY; BUSCO:EOG092651BA) codes for the protein MIRTFVASTARSSRATISAARSSTIVRATRFHSSSPSQKLASSLINNQTWMGATMGISTIIGYSLYASIDNDVQPEDSTAISEQPAADADKEPTAEDYEGAAYNPITGEINWDCPCLGGMAHGPCGEEFKEAFACFVYSETEPKGIDCIKKFEGMRTCFRRYPEHYKEQLMDEEEMEADARGAESDVQLEPVEVSETVSVEVSENTEAPAIDALATDATATDAPATEAAGTESH
- a CDS encoding uncharacterized protein (COG:U; EggNog:ENOG503P52A), whose translation is MDTETPTFKVVLLGDSGVGKTCIRSQFVHHIFTNAYKATIGGDYLTSTVMVTRRVTTDDAGSNHDTNDIPQPQTIQKPIKTHLQIWDTAGQERFNSISRAFYRGTDIVVLVYDITNYESLLNLKTWFKNFMDHCQVPHPGVIVVGNKSDQASDRVIDLEEIKEILTLNINSGTDSDINLNNYVNWETDAFEICCKKLDLVNKVFYRVGEVGLDLIEENPKKDIVAFDTIDIGAGQRASKCFC
- the VTS1 gene encoding Flap-structured DNA-binding and RNA-binding protein (EggNog:ENOG503NVVA; COG:J,T); amino-acid sequence: MDSKQSSPFSARPIVLSPPPLSTGISSGSQGTQMGPEDSKLQDFLAAGHYNRQQSVGYNLQHEFETLNADLDLDLKDPRSAPATSQAGGFSVSSPVPTNINGSQAGLGSLLNSSFYSPLNLPHRSQTVADFSLSSRPTSSTSFYQELIQFTAWIENLSPQDNATMIEYLCSNLPVDILLSFRSKLEAQLGGQLLSPPHVPNQNTLSQVLSPYAYTQNQSVPSEVLTDLDHLNLSDTRTLHQPKPRPNVFRSYASTLGDAGPRSRDRPRSADPSLQAKQQPQYQQFQTQSSLHPGYQNLDRAKSPTSHMFEKTNFLQLAAQSPGLGPSQAQDEYEQLDMSQKLGALATINSRVALDSNKKNFGAYHDPTNRAINSSSVPLVSNKVKSPNQKPRSGYASAAGGSTATSTAKSIDSSLGVTANNSSPNAAGASSSMPVDVTNLELLKNIPAWLKLLRLHKYTDSLKDVPWKVLIELSDEQLEEKGVKALGARRKLLKAFDVIKAQYD